Proteins from a genomic interval of Mycolicibacterium grossiae:
- a CDS encoding TetR/AcrR family transcriptional regulator, giving the protein MTDQADKRGDATRQQILVAAAQQFADKPYSQVNLDDVLEGARVTKGAMYFHFGSKLDLATAVVHHRADIAGAAFDAAFFQSLPGLEAMIEVCYRIGLQDVGEPVARAGFNLLEALGRFSGLQAELTGRWVSSFGDLMRRAVDDGDVRADVDPEQGARLVVSLYLGLR; this is encoded by the coding sequence ATGACCGATCAGGCCGACAAGCGCGGCGACGCCACCCGGCAGCAGATCCTCGTCGCGGCGGCGCAGCAGTTCGCCGACAAGCCCTACAGCCAGGTCAATCTGGACGACGTCCTGGAGGGCGCACGCGTCACCAAGGGCGCGATGTACTTCCACTTCGGTTCCAAGCTGGACCTCGCCACGGCCGTCGTGCACCACCGCGCCGACATCGCGGGCGCCGCCTTCGACGCGGCGTTCTTCCAGTCGCTTCCCGGCCTGGAGGCGATGATCGAGGTCTGCTACCGCATCGGCCTGCAGGACGTCGGCGAGCCCGTGGCGCGCGCCGGCTTCAACCTCCTGGAGGCACTCGGCCGATTCAGCGGGCTGCAGGCCGAACTCACCGGACGGTGGGTGTCCTCGTTCGGCGACCTGATGCGCCGGGCGGTCGACGACGGCGACGTCCGCGCCGACGTCGATCCCGAGCAGGGCGCCCGCCTGGTCGTGTCCCTCTACCTCGGCCTGCGATAG
- a CDS encoding acyl-CoA dehydrogenase family protein produces MDFTLGDERTMLRDGLTRFLATRYDLAASRTAAKVGAGWQPGIWRSFAEDLGILGAALPEEAGGTGGGPVEVMVIAEALGHALVVEPYVDTAVVAAGLLRRAGGATADGLLEGIAAGTAVVALAAAEEGTGDDWRVPSTTAHRDGGEWVLHGSKMVVTTAPLATHLLVTAHTPAGPSLFLVDPATAGAALTMHRYRTVDDRWAADVVLDGVRVPTDALLGVDGALWPSLERARDEGAAAVCAEAVGCMRKVLADTVAYCAQRHQFGQPISAFQVLQHRMVDMHMEVEQAVAATYLATLHLDADPDARARAVSAAKATIGRAARFVGQNAVQLHGGMGMTEELAIGHYFKRLTTLQYEYGSTDFHVARYARLSRT; encoded by the coding sequence ATGGACTTCACCCTCGGTGACGAACGGACGATGCTGCGCGACGGCCTCACCCGGTTCCTGGCCACGCGCTACGACCTGGCGGCCAGCCGGACCGCCGCCAAGGTCGGCGCCGGCTGGCAACCCGGGATCTGGCGGTCCTTCGCCGAGGACCTGGGCATTCTCGGCGCCGCGCTGCCCGAGGAGGCCGGTGGTACCGGCGGCGGGCCGGTGGAGGTCATGGTGATCGCCGAGGCACTCGGTCACGCTCTGGTCGTCGAGCCCTACGTCGACACCGCCGTGGTGGCGGCCGGACTGCTCCGACGCGCCGGCGGCGCCACTGCCGACGGCCTACTCGAGGGCATCGCCGCGGGCACCGCGGTCGTGGCCCTGGCAGCCGCCGAGGAGGGCACCGGCGACGACTGGCGCGTCCCGTCGACGACGGCGCACCGCGACGGCGGTGAGTGGGTCCTGCACGGCAGCAAGATGGTCGTCACCACCGCGCCGCTCGCCACGCACCTCCTCGTCACGGCGCACACGCCCGCCGGACCGTCGCTGTTCCTCGTCGACCCGGCCACGGCCGGCGCCGCGCTGACGATGCACCGGTACCGCACGGTCGACGACCGCTGGGCCGCCGACGTCGTGCTGGACGGCGTGCGGGTGCCCACGGACGCCCTGCTGGGCGTCGACGGTGCGCTGTGGCCGTCGCTCGAGCGCGCGCGTGACGAGGGCGCCGCCGCGGTGTGCGCCGAGGCGGTCGGTTGCATGCGCAAGGTGCTGGCCGACACCGTGGCGTACTGCGCGCAGCGCCACCAGTTCGGGCAGCCGATCAGCGCGTTCCAGGTGTTGCAGCACCGGATGGTCGACATGCACATGGAGGTCGAGCAGGCGGTCGCCGCGACGTATCTGGCGACGCTGCACCTCGACGCGGACCCGGACGCGCGGGCCAGGGCCGTCTCGGCGGCCAAGGCCACGATCGGACGGGCCGCGCGCTTCGTCGGTCAGAACGCGGTGCAGCTGCACGGCGGCATGGGCATGACCGAGGAATTGGCGATCGGGCACTACTTCAAGCGGCTCACCACACTGCAGTACGAGTACGGCTCGACCGACTTCCACGTCGCGCGGTACGCCCGTCTGTCCCGAACCTGA
- a CDS encoding amidohydrolase family protein yields the protein MRTDELILVSIDDHVVEPPDMFLNHVPAKYKSEAPIVVTDDKGVDQWMYQGRPQGVSGLNAVVSWPAEEWGRDPAGFAEMRPGVYDVHARVRDMSRNGILASMCFPTFTGFSARHLNMHREEVTLVMVSAYNDWHIDEWAGSYPDRFIPIAVLPTWNPEAMCKEIRRVAAKGCRAVTMPELPHLEGLPSYHDEQYWGPVFQTLSDENVVMCLHIGTGFGAISMAPNAPIDNLIILATQVSAMCAQDLLWGPAMRNYPDLKFAFSEGGIGWIPFYLDRSDRHYTNQKWLRRDFGDKLPSDVFREHSLACYVTDKTSLKLRHEIGIDNIAWECDYPHSDCFWPDAPEQVHAELLAAGADDTDINKITWENSCRFFDWDPFQRTPREQATVGALRATATDVDVSIRPRREWARLYEEKQLAEAT from the coding sequence ATGCGTACCGATGAGCTGATCCTGGTGAGCATCGACGACCACGTCGTCGAACCGCCCGACATGTTCCTCAACCACGTGCCTGCAAAGTACAAGTCCGAGGCGCCGATCGTGGTGACCGACGACAAGGGCGTCGACCAGTGGATGTATCAGGGCAGGCCGCAGGGCGTCAGCGGGTTGAACGCCGTGGTGTCCTGGCCGGCGGAGGAGTGGGGACGCGACCCGGCCGGCTTCGCCGAGATGCGCCCCGGCGTCTACGACGTGCACGCCCGGGTGCGGGACATGAGTCGCAACGGCATCCTCGCCTCGATGTGCTTCCCCACGTTCACCGGCTTCTCCGCGCGGCACCTCAACATGCACCGCGAGGAGGTCACGCTGGTGATGGTGTCGGCTTACAACGACTGGCACATCGACGAGTGGGCGGGCAGCTACCCGGACCGCTTCATCCCGATCGCGGTGCTGCCGACGTGGAACCCCGAGGCGATGTGCAAGGAGATCCGCCGCGTCGCCGCCAAGGGCTGCCGTGCGGTGACGATGCCGGAGCTGCCGCACCTCGAGGGGTTGCCGAGCTATCACGACGAGCAGTACTGGGGCCCGGTGTTCCAGACGCTGTCCGACGAGAACGTGGTCATGTGCCTGCACATCGGCACCGGGTTCGGCGCGATCAGCATGGCGCCGAACGCCCCGATCGACAACCTGATCATCCTGGCCACGCAGGTCTCGGCGATGTGCGCCCAGGACCTGCTGTGGGGCCCCGCCATGCGCAACTACCCGGACCTCAAGTTCGCGTTCTCCGAGGGCGGGATCGGCTGGATCCCCTTCTACCTCGATCGCAGTGACCGGCACTACACCAACCAGAAGTGGCTGCGCCGGGACTTCGGTGACAAGTTGCCGAGCGACGTGTTCCGCGAGCACTCGCTGGCCTGCTACGTCACCGACAAGACGTCGTTGAAGCTGCGCCACGAGATCGGCATCGACAACATCGCCTGGGAGTGCGACTACCCGCACTCGGACTGCTTTTGGCCCGACGCGCCCGAGCAGGTGCACGCCGAACTGCTCGCCGCAGGCGCCGACGACACCGACATCAACAAGATCACCTGGGAGAACTCCTGCCGGTTCTTCGACTGGGACCCGTTCCAGCGGACGCCGCGCGAGCAGGCCACCGTCGGGGCGTTGCGCGCCACCGCGACCGACGTCGACGTGTCGATCCGGCCGCGACGGGAGTGGGCGCGGCTCTACGAGGAGAAGCAGCTCGCCGAGGCCACGTAG
- a CDS encoding AraC family transcriptional regulator: MTVSAASDRRLSVPANGRPVIELRRGGRAVAGSYLYEGDGLITGWHSHEVHQIEYALHGVVEVETDSAHYLLPPQQAAWIPAGLEHQAVMNPDVKTVAVMFAPELIAEPGGRARIIAVSPLIREMMIYGLRWPIDRAAGDRVSDDFFRTLAALVSEALDHEAPLSLPTSDHPIVSAALAYTKEHLDTVTGADVARAVAVSERTLRRLFADELGVSWRSYLLNARMLRAMALLAGPGQTVQATSTAVGFESTSAFTRCFTQFCGETPSAYRRRVADDA, from the coding sequence GTGACCGTCTCTGCAGCTTCGGACAGACGTTTGTCCGTTCCGGCCAACGGCCGGCCGGTCATCGAGTTGCGCCGCGGCGGCCGTGCCGTGGCCGGCAGTTATCTCTACGAGGGCGACGGCCTGATCACGGGGTGGCATTCCCACGAGGTGCACCAGATCGAGTACGCCCTGCACGGCGTCGTCGAGGTGGAGACCGACTCGGCCCACTACCTGCTGCCGCCGCAGCAGGCGGCGTGGATCCCCGCCGGGCTCGAGCACCAGGCGGTGATGAACCCCGACGTGAAGACCGTGGCGGTCATGTTCGCACCGGAGTTGATCGCCGAGCCCGGCGGCCGCGCCCGCATCATCGCCGTCTCCCCGTTGATCCGCGAGATGATGATCTACGGCCTGCGCTGGCCGATCGACCGAGCGGCCGGCGACCGCGTCTCCGACGACTTCTTCCGCACCCTGGCCGCCCTGGTGAGCGAGGCGCTGGATCACGAAGCGCCGCTGAGCCTTCCGACGTCCGACCACCCCATCGTGAGCGCTGCACTGGCGTACACCAAGGAGCACCTCGACACCGTCACCGGTGCCGACGTCGCCCGGGCGGTCGCGGTCTCGGAGCGGACGTTGCGCCGGCTGTTCGCCGACGAACTGGGCGTGTCCTGGCGCAGCTACCTGCTGAACGCCCGCATGCTGCGCGCCATGGCGCTGCTCGCCGGACCCGGCCAGACGGTGCAGGCGACGTCGACCGCCGTCGGCTTCGAGAGCACGAGCGCGTTCACGCGGTGCTTCACCCAGTTCTGCGGCGAGACACCGTCGGCTTACCGGCGCCGGGTGGCCGATGATGCGTGA
- a CDS encoding putative bifunctional diguanylate cyclase/phosphodiesterase, which yields MSSETPRPSLDRLVTNVAVALMASDAATSAAVAAKVLGMLVEYFDVDVSFLRHNDHSIRASILVAEWLQRPDVPDPDPLGVVYFADADPVFAASEYIDKPLVFRPDDEDYQRRIAEGRNVPQTSMAAAPLVSGNVTTGVLGFVKFGDREWRPEEMNALEAIGSLFAQVQARVKAEERLTHLAEHDSLTGLYNRRALLDHLTERLAPGAPGPVATLFFDLDRLKTINDYLGHTAGDWFIRVLADRLQQNTKRSSMIARLGGDEFVVVPAEAMAAAEARDLADHLRDVLRERVSIDGEMLARTVSIGVALGAPGRDTTTDLMRRADQAVMHAKSDGGNRVVLATEEMALASEFRNDIELHLQNVFDNGALFLRYLPEVDMRTGRVLATEALVRWQHPTRGLLSPATFIAVAESINLAGELGRWVMRTACADFARWRASGAGTDVVLRLNVSPVQLVTAGFVELVASILDEFGLPPGSVCVEITESVVVQDLETTTITLNGLRDAGVKVAIDDFGTGYSVFAHLKQLPVDVLKIDRSFVTDLGANPNDLAIVRAIIALADAFGLQLVAEGVETDLAARTLLRHGCHRAQGFLLSEPLASEDMLALIQAGRVSVSFPAA from the coding sequence ATGTCCAGCGAAACGCCCCGCCCGAGCCTCGACCGGCTGGTGACCAACGTCGCCGTCGCGCTCATGGCGTCGGACGCCGCCACCAGCGCGGCGGTGGCGGCGAAGGTGCTGGGCATGCTCGTCGAGTACTTCGACGTGGACGTCAGCTTCCTGCGGCACAACGACCACTCGATTCGGGCGTCGATCCTGGTGGCGGAGTGGCTGCAGCGGCCCGACGTCCCGGACCCCGACCCGCTGGGGGTGGTGTACTTCGCCGACGCGGATCCGGTGTTCGCGGCGTCGGAGTACATCGACAAGCCGCTGGTGTTCCGACCCGACGACGAGGACTACCAGCGCCGCATCGCCGAGGGGCGCAACGTGCCGCAGACCTCGATGGCGGCAGCTCCCCTGGTCTCCGGCAACGTGACGACCGGCGTCCTGGGCTTCGTCAAGTTCGGCGACCGCGAGTGGCGGCCCGAGGAGATGAACGCGCTAGAAGCCATCGGTTCGCTGTTCGCCCAGGTCCAGGCCCGCGTGAAGGCCGAGGAGCGGCTCACCCACCTGGCCGAGCACGACTCGCTGACCGGCCTCTACAACCGGCGCGCGCTGCTCGACCACCTGACCGAACGGCTCGCTCCCGGCGCTCCCGGCCCCGTCGCGACGCTGTTCTTCGACCTCGACCGGCTCAAGACCATCAACGACTACCTCGGCCACACCGCCGGGGACTGGTTCATCCGCGTGCTCGCCGACCGCCTGCAGCAGAACACCAAGCGGTCGAGCATGATCGCCCGCCTCGGCGGCGACGAGTTCGTGGTCGTGCCCGCGGAGGCCATGGCGGCGGCCGAGGCCCGCGACCTCGCCGACCACCTGCGCGACGTGCTGCGCGAACGCGTGTCGATCGACGGGGAGATGCTGGCCCGCACCGTCAGCATCGGCGTGGCATTGGGCGCGCCGGGCCGCGACACCACCACCGACCTCATGCGGCGCGCCGACCAGGCGGTGATGCATGCGAAATCCGACGGCGGAAACCGCGTCGTGCTCGCCACCGAGGAGATGGCGCTCGCCTCGGAGTTCCGCAACGACATCGAGTTGCACCTGCAGAACGTCTTCGACAACGGCGCGCTGTTCCTGCGCTACCTGCCCGAGGTCGACATGCGCACGGGCCGGGTCCTGGCCACCGAGGCGCTGGTCCGGTGGCAGCACCCCACCCGGGGGCTGCTGTCCCCCGCCACGTTCATCGCGGTGGCCGAGTCCATCAACCTCGCGGGCGAGCTGGGCCGGTGGGTGATGCGTACGGCGTGCGCGGACTTCGCGCGGTGGCGTGCCAGCGGCGCGGGCACCGACGTCGTCCTGCGCCTCAACGTGTCGCCCGTCCAACTCGTCACCGCGGGCTTCGTGGAGTTGGTCGCGAGCATCCTCGACGAGTTCGGCCTCCCGCCCGGGTCCGTCTGCGTCGAGATCACCGAGAGCGTCGTGGTGCAGGACCTGGAGACCACCACCATCACGCTCAACGGGTTGCGCGACGCGGGCGTCAAGGTGGCCATCGACGACTTCGGCACCGGCTACAGCGTGTTCGCCCACCTGAAGCAATTGCCGGTGGACGTGTTGAAGATCGACCGGAGCTTCGTCACCGACCTCGGCGCCAATCCCAACGACCTCGCCATCGTCCGCGCGATCATCGCGCTCGCCGACGCGTTCGGCCTGCAGCTGGTCGCCGAGGGCGTCGAGACCGACCTGGCCGCACGGACGCTCCTGCGGCACGGCTGCCACCGCGCGCAGGGCTTCCTGCTGTCGGAGCCGCTGGCGTCGGAGGACATGCTGGCGCTGATCCAGGCGGGTCGGGTGTCAGTGAGCTTTCCCGCAGCGTAG
- a CDS encoding FAD-binding protein — protein sequence MWDHVVDLVSIGAGIGGLARAIATVDAGADVLVADAASTSPCTVATRRRVATRRGWLCPDVDDPETREYLHGFAQWVPESAYVAADVPVPTRVASHLDANAVEPFVGARLGDWAGQCLTSPYGMLHSTVFGSGRSTMRAADGGTIEVVPIGTMRWQRGLGASALKEWMADQARDRGIEVLTATPLQRLVFDSGRVVGVVLDGPGGPLAVGTRRGVTFAPGERDLAGAGESGVPLRGEDREVCLVGRTASRFGRVELLSPPDTTARALCHVSGRALLAGLRDARSPRADVLRCGKAH from the coding sequence ATGTGGGATCACGTAGTCGACCTAGTCAGCATCGGTGCCGGCATCGGTGGGCTGGCGCGCGCCATCGCCACCGTCGACGCCGGCGCCGACGTCCTCGTCGCGGACGCCGCCTCGACGAGCCCGTGCACCGTCGCGACCCGGCGCCGCGTCGCCACCCGGCGCGGCTGGCTCTGCCCCGACGTGGACGACCCCGAGACCCGCGAGTACCTGCACGGGTTCGCGCAGTGGGTACCGGAGAGCGCCTACGTGGCCGCCGACGTACCCGTCCCCACCCGCGTGGCGAGCCACCTCGACGCCAATGCGGTGGAACCGTTCGTCGGTGCGCGGCTCGGCGACTGGGCCGGCCAGTGCCTGACCTCGCCCTACGGCATGCTGCACTCCACCGTGTTCGGATCCGGCCGCTCCACCATGCGAGCCGCCGACGGCGGCACCATCGAGGTCGTGCCGATCGGCACGATGCGATGGCAGCGCGGCCTCGGAGCGTCCGCGCTCAAGGAGTGGATGGCCGACCAGGCGCGCGACCGCGGCATCGAGGTGCTGACCGCCACACCGCTGCAACGCCTCGTCTTCGACTCCGGCCGCGTCGTCGGCGTCGTGCTCGACGGCCCCGGCGGCCCGCTCGCCGTGGGCACCCGTCGCGGCGTGACCTTCGCGCCAGGCGAGCGCGACCTCGCCGGTGCCGGTGAATCCGGCGTTCCGCTGCGCGGCGAGGACCGCGAGGTCTGCCTGGTGGGTCGCACGGCCAGCCGCTTCGGCCGTGTGGAGCTGTTGAGCCCGCCGGACACGACGGCCCGGGCGCTGTGCCACGTGTCCGGACGCGCGCTCCTGGCCGGCCTGCGCGACGCCCGGTCACCGCGGGCGGACGTCCTACGCTGCGGGAAAGCTCACTGA
- a CDS encoding thiolase family protein translates to MGLRGDAAIVGFTELPATKRPTGPPEFTLEQLARLAAATVADAGLSVADVDGICTGHVQESQIFVPSTVVEYLGIRANFAELVDLGGASSAAMVWRAAAAIELGICRAVLCVVPATPLTPTSEEKPVDFGDMLHFGASSNRYGSPQAEFEIPYGNLGQNGPYGQVATLYAATYGYDERAMAKISVDQRVNANHTPGAIFRDKPLTVDEVVASPVIASPLHMLEIVMPVFGGAAVLVTDAELARRARHRPVWVKGFGERVPYKTPTYADDLLATPMQKAAASAFGMASLTPSDMDVVSIYDCYTITALLSLEDAGFCGKGEGLGFVAEHDLTFRGDFPMNTAGGQLGYGQAGLAGGMHHVCDATRQLMGRAGATQVADCHRAFVSGNGGILSEQTTLVLEGD, encoded by the coding sequence ATGGGCTTGAGGGGAGACGCCGCCATCGTCGGCTTCACGGAGCTGCCCGCGACGAAGCGCCCGACCGGTCCGCCCGAGTTCACCCTCGAGCAATTGGCACGCCTGGCCGCGGCCACGGTCGCCGACGCCGGCCTGTCGGTCGCCGACGTCGACGGCATCTGCACCGGGCACGTGCAGGAGTCGCAGATCTTCGTGCCGTCGACCGTCGTCGAGTACCTCGGCATCCGAGCGAACTTCGCCGAGTTGGTCGACCTGGGCGGCGCCAGCTCGGCGGCCATGGTCTGGCGCGCGGCAGCGGCGATCGAACTCGGCATCTGCCGCGCCGTGCTCTGCGTCGTGCCCGCCACTCCCCTGACGCCGACCAGCGAGGAGAAGCCGGTCGACTTCGGCGACATGCTGCACTTCGGCGCGTCGAGCAACCGGTACGGCTCCCCGCAGGCCGAGTTCGAGATTCCCTACGGCAATCTCGGCCAGAACGGCCCCTACGGTCAGGTGGCGACGCTCTACGCCGCCACCTACGGCTACGACGAGCGGGCCATGGCGAAGATCAGCGTCGATCAGCGGGTCAACGCGAACCACACGCCCGGTGCCATCTTCCGCGACAAGCCCCTCACCGTCGACGAGGTCGTCGCGAGCCCGGTGATCGCGTCCCCACTGCACATGCTCGAGATCGTCATGCCGGTCTTCGGCGGGGCGGCCGTCCTGGTCACCGACGCCGAACTGGCACGACGCGCCCGGCACCGTCCGGTCTGGGTGAAGGGGTTCGGCGAGCGCGTGCCCTACAAGACGCCGACGTACGCCGACGACCTGCTGGCGACGCCGATGCAGAAGGCGGCCGCCTCGGCCTTCGGCATGGCGAGTCTGACGCCGTCGGACATGGACGTCGTGTCGATCTACGACTGCTACACCATCACCGCACTGCTGAGCCTGGAGGACGCCGGCTTCTGCGGCAAGGGCGAGGGTCTGGGCTTCGTCGCCGAGCACGATCTCACGTTCCGGGGCGACTTCCCCATGAATACGGCGGGCGGCCAACTCGGTTACGGGCAGGCCGGTCTCGCGGGCGGCATGCACCACGTCTGCGACGCCACCCGGCAGCTCATGGGCCGGGCCGGCGCGACGCAGGTGGCCGACTGTCACCGCGCATTCGTGTCGGGCAACGGCGGGATCCTGTCCGAGCAGACGACTCTCGTCCTGGAGGGAGACTGA
- a CDS encoding Zn-ribbon domain-containing OB-fold protein: protein MPQPSTRPMPIPTPTTAPFWDALREHRIRIQYSPSSDRWVFYPRVLAPGTLADDLQWRDISGAGTLYTFTVSHRPVSPHFADDVPQILAVVQWDEGPRFSTEIVDAAPDEVEVGMPVQPVFFDYPEVTMLRYRPLS from the coding sequence ATGCCACAGCCCAGCACTCGGCCCATGCCGATCCCGACGCCCACCACGGCGCCGTTCTGGGATGCGCTGCGCGAGCACCGGATTCGCATCCAATACTCGCCGTCGTCGGATCGCTGGGTGTTCTATCCCAGGGTGCTGGCGCCCGGCACGCTCGCCGACGACCTGCAGTGGCGCGACATCAGCGGTGCCGGAACGCTCTACACGTTCACCGTCAGCCACCGGCCGGTGTCACCGCACTTCGCCGACGACGTCCCGCAGATCCTCGCCGTCGTGCAGTGGGACGAGGGGCCGCGGTTCTCCACCGAGATCGTGGACGCCGCACCCGACGAGGTCGAAGTCGGCATGCCCGTGCAGCCGGTGTTCTTCGACTACCCCGAGGTGACGATGCTGCGATACCGGCCGCTGAGCTGA
- a CDS encoding acyl-CoA dehydrogenase family protein encodes MDLAWSPADLEFRDEVRAFLEEKLTPDLRRAGRLMTSVYSDHEASLRWQAILHDRGWAAPAWPVEHGGCDWSLTQHYVFSRESTLAGAPTLSPMGIRMVAHAIIAFGTKAQQDFFLPRILTGEVFFCQGYSEPESGSDLASLSMAAADDGDDLVCTGSKIWTTHAREANWMFALVRTSRTAKKQQGITFVLVDMASPGIDVRPLVMTSGEEIQNQVFFDEVRVPKSNVIGRIDDGWTVAKYLLEFERGGGATAPALQVLAEEIATVAGTAPGPSGGMLLDDPGFSRRLAEARIRTDVLEVLEYRVLAALSGGGHPGADSSMLKILSTELSQVLTELAMEAAGPRGRAYQPHATRPGGPVAQFTPPEDGYVGGQPWQAVAPLRYLNDRAGSIYAGSNEIQRNILAKAALGL; translated from the coding sequence ATGGACCTGGCGTGGTCGCCCGCTGACCTCGAGTTCCGCGACGAGGTCCGGGCCTTCCTCGAGGAGAAGCTGACACCGGACCTGCGCCGCGCGGGACGACTGATGACCAGCGTCTACAGCGATCACGAGGCCAGCCTGCGCTGGCAGGCGATCCTGCACGACCGGGGGTGGGCCGCTCCGGCCTGGCCCGTCGAGCACGGCGGCTGCGACTGGAGCCTCACCCAGCACTACGTCTTCAGTCGCGAGTCGACGCTCGCCGGAGCCCCGACGCTGTCACCGATGGGCATCCGCATGGTGGCCCACGCCATCATCGCGTTCGGCACCAAGGCGCAGCAGGACTTCTTCCTGCCGCGCATCCTCACCGGCGAGGTGTTCTTCTGCCAGGGCTACTCCGAGCCGGAGTCCGGGTCGGACCTAGCTTCGCTGTCCATGGCCGCCGCCGACGACGGCGACGATCTGGTGTGCACCGGCAGCAAGATCTGGACCACCCATGCCCGGGAGGCCAACTGGATGTTCGCGCTGGTGCGGACGTCGCGCACCGCCAAGAAGCAGCAGGGCATCACGTTCGTGCTCGTCGACATGGCCTCGCCCGGCATCGACGTCCGGCCGCTCGTCATGACCTCGGGCGAGGAGATCCAGAACCAGGTCTTCTTCGACGAGGTGCGGGTGCCGAAGAGCAACGTCATCGGCCGGATCGACGACGGCTGGACGGTGGCGAAGTACCTGCTGGAGTTCGAGCGCGGCGGTGGGGCCACCGCGCCGGCGCTGCAGGTGCTGGCCGAGGAGATTGCGACGGTGGCCGGGACGGCGCCCGGCCCCTCGGGTGGCATGCTGCTCGACGACCCCGGGTTCTCCCGCCGGCTCGCCGAGGCCCGCATCCGCACCGACGTCCTCGAAGTCCTCGAGTACCGGGTGCTCGCCGCGCTCTCCGGCGGCGGACATCCCGGTGCCGACTCGTCGATGCTCAAGATCCTCAGCACCGAACTCAGCCAGGTCCTCACCGAACTCGCGATGGAGGCCGCAGGCCCGCGGGGTCGGGCCTACCAGCCGCACGCCACGCGACCCGGCGGCCCGGTGGCGCAGTTCACGCCGCCCGAGGACGGTTACGTCGGCGGCCAACCGTGGCAGGCCGTGGCGCCGTTGCGGTACCTCAACGACCGTGCGGGCTCGATCTACGCCGGCAGCAACGAGATCCAACGCAACATCCTGGCCAAGGCCGCCCTGGGACTGTAG
- a CDS encoding TetR/AcrR family transcriptional regulator — protein MVRQARSEATRRRIIDSAIDLINEIGYPAAGLADIIERADLTKGALYYHFDSKEALATTIIEEGAEKVLDAFRAAGRSSSPAMENVIHGLFVVTDVLGNDRTAQAAARLLRTFGGFNKTAKETYAVLLDEMTRLTTAAGTEGDLLADLDPTEAGNTIVGCLLGAELLSSALADSKDLRSRFGRTLAILLPSLVSADSLGYYREFLTRQSLRGKDPNTAG, from the coding sequence GTGGTGCGCCAGGCAAGATCCGAGGCGACCCGACGGAGGATCATCGACTCCGCAATCGATCTGATCAACGAAATCGGTTATCCCGCAGCAGGTCTGGCTGACATCATCGAGCGCGCCGACCTGACGAAGGGGGCGTTGTACTACCACTTCGACTCCAAGGAAGCGCTCGCCACCACGATCATCGAGGAGGGCGCGGAGAAGGTCCTCGACGCCTTCCGCGCCGCGGGGCGGTCGAGTTCGCCGGCCATGGAGAACGTCATCCACGGACTGTTCGTGGTCACCGACGTCCTCGGCAACGATCGCACCGCCCAGGCCGCCGCCCGTCTGCTGCGCACCTTCGGCGGATTCAACAAGACGGCAAAGGAAACCTACGCCGTCCTGCTGGACGAGATGACGCGATTGACGACCGCCGCGGGCACCGAGGGCGACCTGCTCGCCGACCTCGACCCGACCGAGGCGGGCAACACCATCGTCGGGTGCCTGCTGGGCGCGGAGTTGCTCTCCAGTGCCCTCGCCGACAGCAAGGACCTCCGCAGCCGCTTCGGCCGGACCTTGGCCATCCTGCTGCCGTCGCTGGTGTCCGCCGACTCGCTGGGCTACTACCGCGAGTTCCTCACCCGTCAGTCCCTGCGCGGCAAGGACCCCAACACCGCGGGCTGA
- a CDS encoding TetR family transcriptional regulator, which produces MSSSASDLTRVGVVHDLRSRPEQRVLHAAAQMLEESSDPDVTVAALAARARVAPMALRAHFPSLEAVYAEVYLQHVTALPLNIDPTASVHARVSAQVRAITVILAERPGLARACTRALLAADDPAVADVRARIAAEVRRRLAAALGTGAWPEVVATLETVFWGALLQAHAREIGYHTMARRLDTMLSLILTGDDR; this is translated from the coding sequence ATGTCCAGTTCGGCGTCCGACCTCACCCGCGTCGGGGTCGTCCACGACCTGCGCAGCCGGCCCGAACAGCGGGTGCTGCACGCGGCCGCACAGATGCTCGAAGAGTCGAGTGACCCCGACGTGACGGTGGCCGCCCTCGCGGCGCGGGCCCGGGTGGCTCCGATGGCGCTGCGTGCGCACTTCCCGTCCCTCGAGGCGGTGTACGCCGAGGTCTACCTGCAGCACGTCACGGCGTTGCCGCTGAACATCGACCCCACCGCATCGGTGCACGCCCGCGTCAGCGCACAGGTGCGGGCCATCACCGTGATCCTCGCCGAGAGGCCCGGCCTGGCCCGCGCCTGCACCCGGGCCCTGCTCGCCGCCGACGACCCTGCGGTCGCCGACGTCCGCGCGCGGATCGCCGCCGAGGTGCGCCGCCGGCTCGCGGCGGCGTTGGGCACCGGGGCCTGGCCGGAGGTGGTGGCCACTCTCGAAACCGTCTTCTGGGGTGCGCTGCTGCAGGCCCACGCCCGCGAGATCGGCTATCACACCATGGCGCGGCGACTCGACACCATGCTGTCGCTGATCTTGACCGGTGACGACCGTTGA